A genomic window from Heptranchias perlo isolate sHepPer1 chromosome 20, sHepPer1.hap1, whole genome shotgun sequence includes:
- the LOC137335641 gene encoding zinc finger protein 271-like — SNLERHKDTRTTEKPWKCGDCGKGFNYPSELETHRRRHTGERPFTCSVCGKGFTRSSNLLTHQRVHTGERPFTCSVCGKRFTHSSHLLTHQRVHTGERPFTCSVCRKRFTQSSNLLTHQRVHSVERPFKCSDCGKRFKSRNDMLSHQRVHTGERPFSCSVCGKRFTQLSSLLTHQRVHTGERPFTCFVCKKRFTQSSTLLIHQRVHSVERPFKCSDCGKRFKSKRNLLTHQHTHTGERPFTCSVCGKGFTISSELLLHHRFHTGERPFKCSDCGKRFKIRNELLKHQRTHTGERPFTRSQHKKRFTRSSTLLTHQRVHSEEKHFKCSDCKKSFKSRNELWRHQRTHTGERPFTCSVCGKGFTRSSHLLRHHQVHTDERPFKCSDCEKRFKSKVNLLTHQRTHTGERPFTCSVFGKRFTRSSTLLTHQRVNSEERPFKCSDCEKRFISRNELLRHRRTHTGERPFCCSVCKKRFTRSSHLLSHQRVHSEERPFKCSDCEKRFKSRNELLRHRRTHTGERPFTCSVCKKRFTRSSHLLTHQRTHPGETPLNVLTVRSVLKAQMIC, encoded by the coding sequence tccaacctggagagacacaaggacacccggaccacggagaaaccgtggaaatgtggggactgtgggaagggattcaattacccgtcagagctggaaactcatcgacgcagacacaccggggagaggccgttcacctgctccgtgtgtgggaagggattcactcggtcatccaaccttctgacacaccagcgagttcacactggggagagaccgttcacctgctccgtgtgtgggaagagattcactcattcatcccaccttctgacacaccagcgagttcacacaggggagaggccgttcacctgctccgtgtgtaggaagagattcactcagtcatccaaccttctgacacaccagcgagttcactctgttgagagaccttttaaatgctctgactgtgggaagagatttaaaagcagaaacgatatgctgtcacaccagcgagttcacactggggagaggccgttctcctgctctgtgtgtgggaagagattcactcagttatccagccttctgacacaccagcgagttcacactggggagaggcccttCACCTGCtttgtgtgtaagaagagattcactcagtcatccaccctgctaatacaccagcgagttcactctgttgagagaccttttaaatgttctgactgtgggaagaggtttaaaagcaaaaggaatctgctgacacaccaacacactcacactggggagagaccgttcacctgctctgtgtgcgggaagggattcactatttcatctgAACTGCTGTTGCACCACCgatttcacactggggagaggccttttaaatgttctgactgtgggaagagatttaaaatcagaaacgaactgctgaaacaccaacgcactcacactggggagaggccgttcacccgcTCTCAgcataagaagagattcactcggtcatccaccctgctgacacaccagcgagttcactctgaagagaaacattttaaatgttctgactgtaagaaaagctttaaaagcagaaacgaactgtggagacaccaacgcactcacactggggagaggccgttcacctgctccgtgtgtgggaagggattcactcggtcatcccacctactGAGACACCAccaagttcacactgatgagagaccttttaaatgttctgactgtgagaagaggtttaaaagcaaagttaatctgctgacacaccaacgcacccacactggggagaggccgttcacctgctccgtgtttgggaagagattcactcggtcatccaccctgctgacacaccagcgagttaactctgaagagagaccttttaaatgttctgactgtgagaagaggtttataagcagaaacgaactgctgagacatcgacgcactcacactggggagagaccattctgctgctccgtgtgtaagaagagattcactcggtcatcccatcttctgtcacaccaacgagttcactctgaagagagaccttttaaatgttctgactgtgagaagaggtttaaaagcagaaacgaactgctgagacaccgacgcactcacactggggagaggccgttcacctgctccgtgtgtaagaagagattcactcggtcatcccaccttctgacacaccaacgtactcaccctggggaaacacctttaaatgttctgactgtgagaagtgttttaaaagcacaaatgatctgctga